The Chitinibacter bivalviorum genomic interval CTTGAGATCACAGCCGAGCATTTCCTGCACATCTTCGCCGATCAGTAATTTGCCCAAGTCTTGCAGATTGGGCAGGCCTTCGAGAAACAGCACGCGCTCGATCAATTTATCCGAGCGTTTCATTGCGGCTATGGATTCGTGATAGACCTGGTCGTTCAGCCCTTTAAAGCCCCAATTTTTGTAAATTCGAGCGTGCAAAAAGGTTTGATTGATTGCGATGAGCTCGTTGGCCAGAATGCCGTTGAGCGCCTTGATGACGTTTTTATCGCCTTGCATCGTGATTCTCCATGTTGGCTAAGCCAATCTAGTGATCAAAAGTCGTGTTATTTTGGCCGATTTGGGCGGCAAAACATAAAAATAGTGTACTCGTTTAGTCGGATAATTCAATGGAAATTACAAAATAAGTCATTGAATAGAAATATAAATAACAATAATTCTCATTTTTTATACTCCAATTGCGATGGCCTCAGTCAAATCATCTAGATGAAATTGTGCTATTGCATAGAAGTGGTCATAAAAAGCCAGTAAAATAGCCCGATATTTCCATAGGAGTGAGTTGTGATTCCCAGCCCAAAACAAATTGCTTTTGCTCATCAGCTAGCAGACGCCAGTGCCGCCGTCATTCGACCCTATTACCGCAGTGGTCTGGCGATTGATGATAAAAGCGATGCCAGCCCGGTGACGCAGGCCGATCGCGAGGCGGAGTTGGCGATGCGTGCGCTGATTAATGAATGCCGACCCCAAGATGGCATTATTGGCGAAGAATTTGGCACTGAGCGCGATGACGCCGATTGGGTCTGGGTGCTCGATCCCGTCGATGGGACCAAAGCATTTATTACCGGTCGCCCATTGTTTGTGACCTTGATTGGTTTGCTGTATCGCGGTGTACCCGTACTGGGTGTGATTAACCAGCCGATCGCGCATGAGCGTTGGGTGGGGGTCGTCGGGCAGGGCGCAACCTTGAATGATCAGCCGATTACCGTGAGCGAAATCGCTGAAATGTCGCGCGCGCGCATTGGTACGACTGGCCCGCAATATTTTAGCGATGCAGGCCGTGCCGCGTTTATGGATTTGCAAAAAAACGGGCGTTTTACCGTGTATGGTGGCGACGGCTATCAATATGCACTGGTCGCCACTGGCGGGCTCGATTTGGTGATTGAAGAAGGCTTGAAGCTGCATGACTTTGCTGCTGTTGCCCCTGTCGTGATTGCTGCCGGTGGCATCATGACCGACTGGCAAGGTGAAGCCTTGACGCGTACCAGCTCAGGTCGAGTGATTGCCGCTGCTACCCCTGCCATGTATCAGATTGCACTCAATGCAATGAAAGCTGTTTAATCATATACCCCCTCAGGAATAGCGATGAAACCTCTGATCTCTGCCGCTGAATTAAAAACCATCCTCCCGCAAGATAATCTGGTCATCGT includes:
- the bfr gene encoding bacterioferritin yields the protein MQGDKNVIKALNGILANELIAINQTFLHARIYKNWGFKGLNDQVYHESIAAMKRSDKLIERVLFLEGLPNLQDLGKLLIGEDVQEMLGCDLKLYTGFLGQLRDAVKICEDTQDYVSRDLLTEILEDEEEYVDWLETQQTLIKEMSLANYLQSQAFSA
- the hisN gene encoding histidinol-phosphatase is translated as MIPSPKQIAFAHQLADASAAVIRPYYRSGLAIDDKSDASPVTQADREAELAMRALINECRPQDGIIGEEFGTERDDADWVWVLDPVDGTKAFITGRPLFVTLIGLLYRGVPVLGVINQPIAHERWVGVVGQGATLNDQPITVSEIAEMSRARIGTTGPQYFSDAGRAAFMDLQKNGRFTVYGGDGYQYALVATGGLDLVIEEGLKLHDFAAVAPVVIAAGGIMTDWQGEALTRTSSGRVIAAATPAMYQIALNAMKAV